A section of the Deinococcus taeanensis genome encodes:
- the moaA gene encoding GTP 3',8-cyclase MoaA — translation MLADQLGRPLRDLRLSVTDRCNLRCTYCMPAEVFGPDYAFLPRTELLSFEEIERVARVFVTLGVQKLRVTGGEPTLRRDLPDLIGRLAGIAGVQDVAMTTNGLLLPRLAGDLKAAGLRRVTVSIDSLDPEIFGRMNGLGTHPQRVLDGIEAALQAGLGVKINTVVQRGVNDAGLRDLWLALRALAPVRFIEFMDVGNHNGWNMASVVPSREVLARLGGEAGAGLFRPVNPEYRGEVAARHTDGQGHEVGLISSVTAPFCGDCSRARVSAVGVLYTCLFASDGTDLRALLRGGGSDEALRGLLAEVWKMRRDRYSEERGETTAAMRAKVEMSHIGG, via the coding sequence ATGCTCGCCGACCAGTTGGGCCGTCCCCTGCGTGACCTGCGCCTCAGCGTGACTGACCGCTGCAACCTGCGGTGCACGTACTGCATGCCGGCCGAGGTGTTCGGTCCCGATTACGCGTTCCTGCCGCGCACGGAGCTGCTGAGTTTCGAGGAGATCGAGCGGGTGGCGCGGGTGTTCGTCACGCTGGGCGTCCAGAAGCTCCGGGTCACGGGCGGCGAACCCACCCTGCGCCGTGACCTGCCGGACCTGATCGGCCGCCTGGCAGGCATCGCGGGCGTGCAGGACGTGGCCATGACCACCAACGGCCTGCTGCTGCCGCGCCTGGCCGGGGACCTGAAGGCGGCGGGATTGCGGCGCGTGACGGTGAGTATTGACAGTCTCGATCCGGAGATCTTCGGACGAATGAACGGTCTGGGGACTCATCCGCAGCGGGTGCTCGACGGGATCGAAGCGGCGTTGCAGGCGGGGCTGGGAGTGAAGATCAACACGGTGGTGCAGCGTGGCGTGAACGACGCGGGGCTGCGCGACCTGTGGCTGGCCCTGCGGGCGCTGGCGCCGGTTCGGTTTATCGAGTTTATGGATGTGGGCAACCACAACGGCTGGAACATGGCGAGTGTGGTGCCCTCACGCGAGGTGCTGGCGCGGCTGGGGGGCGAGGCAGGCGCGGGGCTGTTCCGGCCGGTGAATCCGGAGTACCGCGGCGAGGTGGCGGCGAGGCACACGGACGGGCAGGGGCATGAGGTGGGGCTGATCAGTTCGGTGACGGCGCCGTTCTGTGGGGACTGCTCACGGGCGCGGGTGTCGGCTGTGGGGGTCCTGTACACCTGTTTGTTTGCCTCAGACGGCACGGATCTGCGGGCGCTGCTCCGCGGGGGGGGCAGTGATGAGGCGCTCCGGGGTCTTCTTGCGGAGGTGTGGAAAATGCGCCGGGACCGGTACAGTGAGGAACGCGGAGAAACGACGGCGGCCATGCGCGCAAAGGTGGAGATGTCGCATATTGGGGGGTAA
- a CDS encoding DUF485 domain-containing protein has product MTVSSAPPIPRNAAYQQLVAQRNAFTITMTVTFLVLYFLLPVLAGYNKPLMAQKVLGNVTFGYILAFLEFVMGWVMAYLYIVKARTFDRLAAEARA; this is encoded by the coding sequence ATGACCGTATCCAGCGCCCCACCCATTCCGCGCAACGCCGCGTACCAGCAACTGGTCGCGCAGCGCAACGCCTTCACCATTACCATGACCGTGACCTTCCTGGTGCTGTACTTCCTGCTGCCCGTCCTCGCCGGCTACAACAAGCCCCTGATGGCCCAGAAGGTGCTGGGGAACGTCACCTTCGGGTACATCCTCGCCTTCCTGGAATTCGTGATGGGCTGGGTCATGGCCTACCTGTACATCGTCAAGGCCCGCACCTTCGACCGCCTCGCCGCCGAGGCCCGCGCGTGA
- a CDS encoding solute symporter family protein: MTFLLAAIIVAITLGVTFWASKRNTSAGDFYVAGGRISATQNGIAIAGDYMSAASFLGITGLIALNGYDGFMYSVGWFIAYLTVLFIVAEPLRNLGKYTLADMLVYRLKDPRVRTYAALSTIVISTFYMIAQVVGAGSLISLLSGGAIRADLAIPLVGVLMIIYVVVGGMLATTWVQIIKALLLMFATIVMTLLILSRFGWSFSNLLGQAEAKNGAEFLGAGLKYKNPVDLISLCLALVLGTAGLPHILVRFFTVPTAQDARKSVVWAMVLIGAFYVMTAFMGNAANVLLGKDAIEAANKAGNMAAPLLAQALFGGAGTVGGEFGLAFVTAVAFATILAVVAGLTISASTSFTHDIYNGVLKGGQASEKDQFRVARMATVAVGIVAILLGLAAKTQNVAFLVALAFAIAASANLPVILFTLFWRRFNATGAIWGIVGGILFTLLLIALSPNIMKIDPADLTTGRHLIQANPIFPFENPGLFSIPAGFLFAYLGTMLGARRRDAAEDARHFEDMQFRAYTGAGAEGTVAAHD; this comes from the coding sequence GTGACCTTCCTGCTCGCCGCGATCATCGTCGCCATCACCCTGGGCGTCACCTTCTGGGCCAGCAAACGCAACACCAGCGCCGGCGACTTCTACGTGGCCGGCGGCCGCATCAGCGCCACCCAGAACGGCATTGCCATCGCCGGGGACTACATGAGCGCCGCGTCCTTCCTGGGCATCACCGGCCTGATCGCCCTGAACGGCTACGACGGCTTCATGTACTCCGTCGGGTGGTTCATCGCCTACCTGACCGTGCTGTTCATCGTGGCCGAACCCCTGCGCAACCTCGGCAAGTACACCCTGGCCGACATGCTCGTGTACCGCCTGAAGGACCCACGCGTGCGCACCTACGCCGCGCTGAGCACCATCGTGATCAGCACCTTCTACATGATCGCGCAGGTCGTCGGGGCCGGCTCCCTCATCAGCCTGCTGTCCGGCGGGGCCATCCGCGCGGACCTCGCCATTCCGCTCGTGGGCGTCCTGATGATCATCTACGTCGTGGTGGGCGGCATGCTCGCCACCACCTGGGTGCAGATCATCAAGGCCCTGCTGCTGATGTTCGCCACCATCGTCATGACCCTCCTGATTCTCAGCCGCTTCGGCTGGAGCTTCTCCAACCTGCTCGGACAGGCCGAGGCGAAAAACGGCGCGGAATTCCTGGGTGCCGGCCTGAAATACAAAAACCCCGTAGACCTGATCAGCCTGTGCCTCGCCCTGGTGCTCGGCACCGCCGGCCTGCCGCACATCCTGGTGCGTTTCTTCACGGTGCCAACCGCGCAGGACGCCCGCAAGAGCGTCGTGTGGGCCATGGTCCTGATCGGCGCGTTCTACGTCATGACCGCCTTCATGGGCAACGCCGCCAACGTCCTGCTCGGCAAGGACGCCATTGAAGCCGCCAACAAGGCCGGCAACATGGCCGCGCCTCTCCTCGCCCAGGCGCTGTTCGGCGGGGCCGGCACGGTCGGCGGGGAATTCGGCCTGGCCTTCGTGACCGCCGTGGCCTTCGCCACCATCCTGGCCGTCGTGGCGGGCCTGACCATCAGCGCCAGCACCTCGTTCACGCACGACATCTACAACGGCGTCCTGAAAGGCGGACAGGCCAGCGAGAAGGACCAGTTCCGCGTGGCCCGCATGGCCACCGTCGCTGTGGGCATCGTCGCGATCCTGCTGGGCCTCGCCGCCAAAACGCAGAACGTCGCGTTCCTGGTGGCCCTCGCCTTCGCCATCGCCGCCAGCGCCAACCTGCCCGTGATTCTCTTCACGCTGTTCTGGCGGCGCTTCAACGCCACAGGCGCCATCTGGGGCATCGTGGGCGGCATCCTGTTTACGCTGCTGCTGATCGCCCTGAGCCCCAACATCATGAAAATCGACCCGGCCGACCTGACCACCGGCCGCCACCTGATCCAGGCCAACCCGATCTTCCCGTTCGAGAACCCGGGCCTGTTCAGCATTCCTGCCGGCTTCCTGTTCGCCTACCTGGGGACCATGCTCGGTGCGCGCCGCCGCGACGCCGCCGAGGACGCCCGGCACTTCGAGGACATGCAGTTCCGGGCGTACACCGGCGCGGGCGCAGAGGGCACGGTCGCCGCGCACGACTGA